The Triticum urartu cultivar G1812 chromosome 5, Tu2.1, whole genome shotgun sequence genome contains the following window.
AGCCAAGTCCGCGCATGCGCTGAGACAACTCGCATATGTAGACCAATCAGCCATCTTTGCATCCCTTCTCATGAGCAGGAAATATTGGAGTGCTTCGAAACAGAGCCCATTCTGAACAAACCCGGAGATAACTGAATTCCACGATACTGCATTCCTCTGATTCATCTTTCTGAATATACCTACTGCCTTGCGCATTTGACCATCTTGGGCATAGCCAGCAATCAGGGTGTTCCAAGAAACCATATCCTTGTTTGGCATTTGCTGGAACAACACCATGGCCTCGTCAAGCATTCCACAGTGGACATAGCCAGATATCATTGTATTCCAGCACACCGCATCTCGGACCTCAAGTGCATCAAAGATGTGGCGTGCGTCATCGATCATCTTGCTCTGCAGATAGCCATGCATCAGTGCAGTCTTCGCTGCAAAACTATCAAAAGGCATCTTGTTCAGCATATCCTTTGCTTCTTGGAGCTTCCCAGCACGCACTAATGCACTTATCATTGTCGTCCACGAAATTGAGTTCTTATCTGGCATCTCTGAAAACAATCTATAGGCCTCATCCATGTGCGAAAGCCGCAAATACCCACCAAGCATCACATTCCAAGACACCACATTCCGTTCAGGCATTCTGTCGAACAATTCTCTCGCCTCACCAATCCTCCCTGCCCGGCAATAACCATTGAGCAAGGTGACCCAAGAGATGACATTAGGTGACGGAACTCTCTCAAATAAGCCAGCAGCCGCATTGAGATCTCCAGCGCGCACATAGCCCTCCAGCATCAAGTTCCAGGACACCATGTCCCTTTGCGGCATCTCGTCAAAGAACTGGGCCGCCCGAACTATTTTCTCATTGCGGGTCAACCCGACCAGCACCGAGTTCCAAGAAACTATGTCAGGGGCCGGCATTTCCCGCAGCAACGTCACCGCGTCACCAAACCTGCCATTCTTCGCGTATCCAGAGATCATGGCATTGTAGCATGCCGTGCACTTCTTCCCAGGTATTCGATCGAGCGTCTCCCTGGCAAGCTTGAGCTCGCCCGCGCGTGCATAGCAGGAGACCATCAACGTCCAGGAGAAGTCGTCCCGGGCAGGCATTGCGTCGAACAGCTCCCGGGCGTCCGCTACACGGCCGTGGTCAGAGCAGGCCGCGATCATGGCGTTCCAGGAGACGAGATTGCGGCGGGGAATCTCGTCGAACAGGCGTCGCGCGTCCGCGAGGCGGCCGTGGCGCGCGAGCGCGGAGAGCATGGCGTTGTAGGAGACGGTGTTGCGGTGGGGCATCTCATCGAACAGGCGGCGTGCCGCGGCCAGCTGTCCCGAACGCGCCAGGCGCGTGAGCTCCTGGTTGCTCCGGAacactgcggaggtcgccgccgcGGCCACGCCGGTGGCCTTGgccgcggccatgaggtggctaGCCGGCGGTGGCGGGCGAAGGTGTGCGACTGACTGCACTGAGGAAGGGAGCAGCGGGTTCAGACTTCAGACTTGGAGCACAAACTGGGCCGGCAGCCGAATACTACGACTTAAACTATGGAAGCCCAACCGATCTGACGTTAATAGGCCTGTGCAAATTTTAAATCGATTTTACAGCCCAAGTAAAGCGCTTAGATTCATTGGAGGAAAATCATGCCTGGAAATCGAATAACCAACAAAATTCCAAGGACTGCTAAAAAATCCAAGGTTTCTACTCCCACTGTCTCAAAATGTAAGACATTTATTTTACACTAGTACCTTAGAAGATGATTTATTCCATGTCAATTTCAAAGAAAAAAAAATACACCACATGCATGAGCTCCGGGAGGATGGAGGCCATGGAGGCAGCGACAACGGAGCAGCGGAAGGGCGTGAGTGAAAGTGGCGGGAAGAAAAGAGCTCTACCCGTCAAATTAGGAAGTTGCCACTATCAAGCCTTGTTGGTGGGCCCAGCGAGGATGAAGGTCAACCGAGTCTCCTTGTTGGGTCCATCATGGATAAAGGGCTCAACCGAGTTTCCTTCACTTAGATAAGCTCAACTGGATCTCCTCATCGCTGCGGTTGACGTGGCGAGTGATGGTCTCAGATGGAAGGAAATGGAACAAATAAGACGATAATGTGACGACAACAAGCATAGACGACACACAGGGGCATGTAACTAATTTCTTCAAGCGGTAGCGACATATACCGAATTCATCAGGTTTGAGTGGCAGACCTTGAATATTCCAGTTCAGGAGTGGCATGAACCGAAAAATCCGTTTTTCAATTGAGTGAGTGTTTTTTCCCAATACACAAAATATTTTTTTAAACATGGCGGGCAGAACTGCATATAAGAACATATACAACCAGATTTCTCAAATCCGCCTCCTAAGGCCTCATTCGGTTTGGAGGAAACCAAAATGTAGGAATTATGAGTAGTATAGGAATTTGATAGGATGACACTTGCCATCCTAAGAAATTGTTTTGCCTCGTTCCTACGCACAAAATGAGCTTTGAGTGGATGTGTAGATTCCTTCAAAAATAAAGGAAATGAATAGTATTTCTATGAGATTCATGTACGCGTTTCCTACAAACCGAACGCATCTATAGAAATTTTTTCTATGGAATCCTTATTCCTACGTTTTTCCTATAGAAATCCTCCAAACGGAACGAGGCCTAAACATCTACGGATGCATCCAAGCACCACCATGGGCAGCACCGGACGACCATTCAAATGACTTGCCGGACAACCACACTCCTCATATCAAAATCCTCAAATCCATGAAAATCCATGCACGTCAACCATATAACACAAATTCATCAccaattcaacaaagcaaaataaaCCATAATTCAACAATTCAAACATGCCAAAAATAAAATTCAACTTCCAGGGCGTGTCTGGCCAACATGATGAATCACTCACGTCTTGTCTATGGCGTCTAACTATCCAGAATCACTTCCCATTTAGACATCGAAACATTGTCAGTTGCGGGTGAGGCGGATGGCGGCTTCCTTGTTGGCAGCATGGTGGATGGGCACAGGGCGGCCGGCCGCAGCGGAGGGGACACATCCACGTCGATTTCGACCACCTCCTTGACCGCAACTTTCTTCGCCGCAGCATCCTGCTCGTGCTGGCGGGCACGACGCTCTCTCAGGGCGACGTTCTTTGCCCTGCAGCTTACCGCCACAGACATGACTGGAACAGACTCATGCTGGCAGTGGGGGACGGATTACTCAGTGACGACATCTACGACGGCGTGGATGGGGGAGCAAGGGTGGAGGACGGCGACGTCTCGAACGtgggaaaagaaggatggatgtCTGAGGAGTCTGGTCTGGTCCAACATGACAGCCAATCAGTGAGAGGGCCGTCCATTCATATATACAAAGGGCATTTGAGGAGCCCGCTGTAGATGATGCTCTAACTTCTCTAATATTTTATTTTAATTGGGTATGAGCCATCGATTTTTGGATATGGACCGTGGGGGGAGAATCTCCAACCCTTCACCGCTAAGGAGCATCTTCCTTTACAACCAACCTTTCCCTGCAGCTCATATTCCCTCTGAGCTTGAGCTACAAGCTCGGCGCTCGTCTATACAGTTGCAGTTTGGGTTGGCACTGCCTATATACCACCCACCTCTGCGCAAGTGTTTAAGATAGTCCCACAGATAAACGCAAAAAATTGACACACACCCCCACAGTAGCAATGGAGATGGGACGGTCACTATGGCTCGCGCTGCTGGTCCCTGCGATCATGGTGTCCTTCTACGGCGAGGCTGCCATGGCGGACGCCCAGACATCGACGGCGGGAGGGTCACCGCCGGACACGAACGTGCTGTGCGTCAGCAAGTGCGGGACGTGCCCGACGGTGTGtaccacgccgccgccgccggcggcgggCAGCGACGGCAGTGGCTACTCCTCGCCGTCGCCTCCGCGCTCTATGACGACTCAGCCATCTCCGCCGGCCGTGCCGCAGCCGCAGGCCAAGGGAGGGAAGCCCAGCGGCTACTACTACTTCTTCACCGCCGGGAGCGGCCGGAGCTGCGCCGCCTCGAGCGCTCGTTACACGCTGCTGCTCCTGGCGCTTCTTCCCGTCGTCGCTGTTTAGGCTGCTGAATCTGGTGTGGCGCTCGGTGAGGAGTGAGGACCCGGCGGCAACTCGATCGGCTCCTACGTGTGGTTCGCTATTGGTGACTAATTTATCTGGTTAAGTTTCCCATGTGCTTCCCTTCGATCGAGATGATTTTCGATAGTCACTGGTGTAATTTGGAACTTTCGTTGTCAACCTGAATTTGGCTGATCATCATCCCTTGTGTTGTCTCTGTTTTTGTTTCGCTCAGCACACCCGGTTTTGCTGGGCCCCACTCTTTACAAGGCAGGTATAAAATAAAGAAGTACTTCCTCTATAGGCTAGTAATGCGCACGTGCAACCCACGTTAATATTTAGGCAATATATTAATTGCACACGGATATTAGATATGTTATTATTTGTGTGTTAATCATATGATTAATGCAATATTTGGTATGATAATAATTGCATGTTAAACATGCTTAACACTCgccattgaagcagtctaggttgTTGGATTAACTTAGTTCGATGGCTGAGATCAGTTGGATCTGCCCCTTTGaatctttttatattggtataatAATATAATATAAATATAGAAGATATAGATTAATATGAATCTTtcaggcctcctttggtttagaggaattTCATAAAAAATTTAGAGGATAGAATTCTTATAGGActttttcctttagagccctttggttcataggaatggattcctattcctacataggattagttcctatccttcacatttcatagaaaaataaaaaagagcctagactcaatggaaaaattcctttggtgtcaaACAAATGACATCTtatttcctattcctactcataggatttgagatacatgtcatctcatttcctacaagattcctattcctatgataatcctatcctatgaaccaaaagaggcctcaaatcactaaaatagtgatctaaatgATCGATCTTATATTAGCTTATAGAGGAAGTAGTTAGGACtggcctcttttggttcataggataggattattaTAGGAATAGAaatcttgtaggaaatgagatcctatgagtaggaataggaaacaagatgtcatttggttgacaccaaaggaattttttcattgagtctgggctcttttttattttgctatgaaatgtggaggataggaaccaatcctatgtaggaataggaatccattcctatgaaccaaaaggctctaaaggaaaaaatcctataaaaatcctatcctctagaattcctatgaaattcctctaaaccaaaggaggcctaagtGGATTAAAACTCGGAGTTTCAGTCGGTTGAAGTCAGCACTGTaggaactactccctccgttcggaattattTGTCGCagaaatagatgtatctagacgtattttagttctagacacatccatatccaagacaagtaattccgaacggagggagtagatgatATGCCAACACTGGATGGAAAACAAAATTACATCTCAAATGTGAAAATATAGAATATGTATACAAAGGCAGAATCATTTTTACTGGAAAATTGTGAAAAAGAGAACTCGGCCATTAGAAAGAAACCCGAAGGCGTTGCTTTCTATGTCAACGAAACGACCCGAAAGCTGGCTCCACCATCCGTGGTGGCGTAATTGCACACTCAGCGAGAGAACCTTTTTGCTAGAACCATGGTTATAACCTTACATCCAGAGGACTTGCCATCATGCTAGAAGCACATTATTGAA
Protein-coding sequences here:
- the LOC125507842 gene encoding pentatricopeptide repeat-containing protein At4g02750-like translates to MAAAKATGVAAAATSAVFRSNQELTRLARSGQLAAARRLFDEMPHRNTVSYNAMLSALARHGRLADARRLFDEIPRRNLVSWNAMIAACSDHGRVADARELFDAMPARDDFSWTLMVSCYARAGELKLARETLDRIPGKKCTACYNAMISGYAKNGRFGDAVTLLREMPAPDIVSWNSVLVGLTRNEKIVRAAQFFDEMPQRDMVSWNLMLEGYVRAGDLNAAAGLFERVPSPNVISWVTLLNGYCRAGRIGEARELFDRMPERNVVSWNVMLGGYLRLSHMDEAYRLFSEMPDKNSISWTTMISALVRAGKLQEAKDMLNKMPFDSFAAKTALMHGYLQSKMIDDARHIFDALEVRDAVCWNTMISGYVHCGMLDEAMVLFQQMPNKDMVSWNTLIAGYAQDGQMRKAVGIFRKMNQRNAVSWNSVISGFVQNGLCFEALQYFLLMRRDAKMADWSTYASCLSACADLAALQVGRQFHSLLVRSGYISDSFAGNSLISAYAKCGRILEARQIFDEMAGQDIVSWNALIDGYASNGRGTEAISVFREMEANGVRPDEVTFVGVLSACSHAGLIDEGLRFFNSMTKEYSLQPVAEHYACMVDLLGRAGRLSEAFKLVQGMQIQPNAGVWGALLGACRVHKNDELAQFAAEKLFELEPRKTSNYVLLSNISAESGKWDAAENMRTLIKERGVHKPPGLAGST
- the LOC125555620 gene encoding uncharacterized protein LOC125555620, coding for MEMGRSLWLALLVPAIMVSFYGEAAMADAQTSTAGGSPPDTNVLCVSKCGTCPTVCTTPPPPAAGSDGSGYSSPSPPRSMTTQPSPPAVPQPQAKGGKPSGYYYFFTAGSGRSCAASSARYTLLLLALLPVVAV